Proteins found in one Pelorhabdus rhamnosifermentans genomic segment:
- a CDS encoding pyridoxamine 5'-phosphate oxidase family protein: MKKVYEYLKNCGTFYLATMDGDQPRVRPFGAVAIFEDKFYIQTGNVKKVFAQMTKNPKIGICAMGKDGSWIRVAATAIQDDRLEARQHMINENPSLKSRYAADDGNCEVLYLKNATATITSFTSEPKIINF; this comes from the coding sequence ATGAAAAAAGTATACGAATATCTAAAAAATTGTGGAACCTTTTATTTAGCAACCATGGATGGTGATCAACCAAGAGTTCGTCCGTTTGGCGCAGTAGCAATTTTTGAAGACAAATTTTATATTCAAACAGGAAACGTTAAAAAAGTTTTTGCTCAAATGACCAAGAATCCTAAAATTGGAATTTGCGCCATGGGGAAAGACGGTTCTTGGATTCGTGTTGCTGCAACTGCCATTCAGGATGACAGATTAGAAGCGAGACAGCATATGATTAATGAAAATCCATCATTAAAAAGTAGATATGCTGCCGATGATGGCAATTGTGAAGTTTTATACTTAAAAAATGCTACAGCAACAATTACCTCATTTACTTCAGAACCTAAGATCATTAACTTCTAA
- a CDS encoding TrmB family transcriptional regulator has product MNDIILKLEQLGFSSYESKAYYALIRKYPANGYEISKIGKVPSAKIYETLNQLKIKGAIIESATETGKYYPVPPEALLAKLKQEFTSMIQDLESQLKQTEPLPDIDLTLNFSGYETFVEKSMSIINNTSISLFASIWPDEDVLLNDVIAKAEKRGVKVIAGIFGNSSMESSYYINLESCGKSSQTRLGKRLNIVIGDSREVVICEVGENGEADGVWTTTPSIILVAKEYIKHDIWGNILIDTIGKEKFNNMCDSNDMLSYLIQNR; this is encoded by the coding sequence GTGAACGATATTATTTTGAAGTTAGAGCAATTGGGCTTTTCTTCTTATGAATCAAAAGCTTATTATGCCTTAATCCGAAAATATCCTGCCAATGGTTATGAAATTAGTAAGATAGGAAAAGTTCCATCTGCGAAAATTTATGAGACCTTAAATCAGCTTAAGATTAAAGGAGCTATTATTGAGAGTGCTACAGAAACGGGAAAATACTACCCTGTTCCTCCAGAAGCACTTTTAGCTAAATTGAAGCAAGAATTTACATCAATGATACAAGATTTGGAAAGCCAACTGAAACAAACAGAGCCTTTACCTGATATTGATTTAACGCTTAATTTTTCTGGATATGAAACCTTTGTTGAGAAGTCTATGAGTATTATTAATAATACTAGCATATCTCTTTTTGCATCCATTTGGCCAGATGAGGATGTTCTATTAAATGATGTTATAGCAAAAGCGGAAAAACGAGGAGTTAAAGTTATTGCAGGGATATTTGGGAATTCCTCAATGGAAAGTAGCTATTATATTAATTTGGAAAGCTGTGGAAAATCATCACAAACGAGATTGGGAAAACGACTTAATATAGTAATTGGAGACTCTAGAGAAGTGGTAATTTGTGAGGTTGGTGAAAATGGGGAAGCAGATGGCGTTTGGACAACAACACCAAGCATTATCCTAGTGGCTAAGGAATATATAAAACATGATATTTGGGGGAATATTTTGATTGATACCATCGGTAAGGAAAAGTTCAATAATATGTGTGATAGTAATGATATGCTATCCTACCTCATTCAGAATCGTTAG
- the ppnP gene encoding pyrimidine/purine nucleoside phosphorylase has translation MDKLENVSVVKKANVYFEGKVTSRTVLFTGGERKTLGIMMTGQYEFETADKEHMELLAGKLEVLLPDSEEWNTIESGQTFEIPAHSKFKIVVKELSDYCCSYIKE, from the coding sequence ATGGATAAGTTAGAGAATGTTTCTGTAGTAAAAAAGGCGAATGTATATTTTGAAGGTAAGGTGACAAGTCGTACTGTCTTGTTTACAGGTGGAGAAAGAAAGACGCTGGGAATAATGATGACGGGACAATATGAGTTTGAAACTGCGGATAAAGAGCACATGGAACTTTTGGCTGGAAAATTGGAAGTGTTGCTTCCTGATAGTGAGGAATGGAATACAATTGAGTCAGGGCAAACGTTTGAAATTCCAGCGCATTCAAAATTTAAAATTGTCGTAAAAGAATTATCGGATTATTGCTGTTCCTATATAAAAGAGTAA
- a CDS encoding pyrroline-5-carboxylate reductase family protein gives MNNLDSNVFNHIKIGIIGCGHLGQAILESLINHGFFKENIFVSYKGNSSTYKKIKQLGLAICISENEKIFNEADVVFVTTKPQDVICFKEILFSENTIVVSCLAGVSVEILKNIFKTHVCRIMLSGPDTIVAAKGVAAVYPYNKLVGCILNKMNLRIFEISDERDMDIFTTGVCLPAALLQEDNEETIKEAINEIEKDCAMFLDLYAWAKKILPSFNTESEKVEYITRMVTKGGITEAIIDSLKAGDLFITALRKGITRSKDISLEISNFILN, from the coding sequence ATGAATAATCTCGATTCAAATGTTTTTAATCATATTAAGATTGGAATTATTGGGTGCGGACATTTGGGGCAAGCAATTCTGGAATCTTTGATTAACCATGGATTCTTCAAAGAAAATATCTTTGTTTCATATAAAGGTAATTCATCCACATATAAGAAAATAAAACAATTGGGGCTTGCTATATGTATCTCAGAGAATGAAAAGATTTTTAATGAAGCAGATGTCGTTTTTGTTACAACAAAACCGCAGGATGTTATATGCTTTAAAGAAATATTGTTTTCTGAAAATACGATTGTAGTTTCCTGCTTAGCCGGAGTATCTGTTGAAATATTAAAGAATATATTTAAAACCCATGTTTGTAGAATAATGCTAAGTGGACCAGATACTATCGTTGCAGCAAAAGGAGTTGCAGCTGTATATCCTTATAATAAATTAGTGGGTTGTATTTTAAACAAAATGAACCTTCGTATTTTTGAAATTTCGGATGAACGGGATATGGACATTTTTACAACTGGCGTATGTTTACCCGCAGCATTATTGCAAGAAGATAATGAAGAAACCATAAAAGAAGCAATAAATGAAATAGAAAAAGACTGCGCTATGTTTTTAGATCTTTATGCGTGGGCAAAAAAAATTCTACCATCGTTTAATACAGAAAGTGAAAAAGTCGAATATATTACAAGAATGGTAACAAAAGGGGGCATTACCGAGGCAATAATAGATAGTTTAAAAGCGGGTGACTTATTTATAACTGCATTGAGAAAAGGTATTACTCGAAGTAAAGATATTTCACTGGAAATTAGTAATTTTATCCTCAATTAA
- a CDS encoding iron-containing alcohol dehydrogenase, which produces MLNFNFYNPTRILFGKDMLNNIDQLIPADANVLITYGGGSAKKYGTLEKVKTALGNRKIHEFGGIEPNPHYETLLKAVEVVRRNCIDFLLAIGGGSVIDGTKFIALAASYEGVSLDLLHYGFTPIGPDTIKTAIPFGTVLTLPATGSEMNCGGVISYGQGKYPVFSELVFPRFSVLDPTITFTLPEIQVANGVIDAFVHTTEQYLTYPVDGRIQDRISEGILQTLIEIGETTIVESENYDARANLVWSATLALNGLICAGVPQDWTTHMIGHELTSLYGIDHGQTLAILLPSLLEIRREQKHAKLLQYAERVWNITEGSEDVRIHSAIQKTREFFESLGVKTRLSDYNIGKDQLLVIIKQLKSHGMTALSETQDLSLDVSRKILENAL; this is translated from the coding sequence ATGTTGAATTTTAATTTTTACAATCCAACGCGCATTTTATTTGGTAAGGACATGCTTAACAACATTGATCAACTTATTCCAGCCGACGCAAATGTTTTAATCACGTATGGAGGCGGAAGTGCAAAAAAATACGGGACGCTGGAAAAAGTAAAAACCGCACTGGGAAACAGAAAAATTCATGAATTTGGAGGTATAGAGCCAAATCCCCATTATGAAACCCTGTTAAAAGCTGTAGAGGTAGTGCGTCGTAACTGCATTGATTTTTTACTTGCCATCGGCGGCGGTTCTGTCATTGACGGAACAAAATTCATTGCACTTGCCGCTTCATACGAAGGAGTATCACTTGATCTTTTGCATTACGGTTTTACGCCCATTGGCCCGGATACTATAAAAACAGCGATTCCATTTGGTACCGTATTGACACTACCCGCTACCGGTTCAGAAATGAATTGCGGTGGTGTAATTAGTTACGGACAAGGTAAATACCCGGTTTTCAGTGAATTAGTCTTTCCTCGCTTTTCGGTATTGGATCCAACCATCACCTTTACACTACCCGAGATCCAAGTAGCAAACGGCGTAATTGATGCCTTTGTACATACGACGGAGCAATATCTTACATATCCTGTAGACGGCAGAATTCAGGACCGTATATCGGAAGGTATCCTGCAAACATTGATCGAAATAGGTGAAACCACAATTGTCGAATCGGAAAATTATGATGCGCGCGCCAACCTGGTCTGGAGCGCAACACTGGCACTCAACGGATTAATCTGTGCAGGTGTTCCGCAGGACTGGACAACTCATATGATTGGACATGAATTGACCAGCCTATACGGCATTGATCATGGGCAAACATTAGCCATCCTATTACCGTCATTACTGGAAATCCGTCGCGAGCAAAAACATGCTAAACTTCTACAATATGCCGAACGTGTTTGGAACATAACGGAAGGAAGTGAAGATGTTCGAATACATTCAGCTATACAAAAAACGCGTGAATTCTTTGAAAGTCTAGGCGTAAAAACACGGCTGTCCGACTATAATATTGGCAAAGATCAACTTCTGGTCATCATTAAACAGTTAAAGTCGCATGGCATGACAGCACTTTCAGAAACCCAAGATCTTTCGCTGGATGTGAGCCGAAAAATTTTAGAGAATGCGCTATAG